In a genomic window of Gloeocapsopsis dulcis:
- a CDS encoding pentapeptide repeat-containing protein: protein MDSELITKYIAGERDFKGINLIGASLAKVNLSGASLREASLSEANLSQADLVGTNFREASLSKANLNKANLSGANLNGANLFAANLQGANLSGAELKMADLRMADLSGANLQGASIWGAFLTGAKLQRTIMPDGTVHE from the coding sequence ATGGATTCAGAGTTAATTACAAAATACATTGCAGGAGAACGAGATTTTAAAGGCATTAACTTGATTGGTGCTAGCTTAGCGAAAGTCAATCTGAGTGGTGCTTCTTTGCGTGAGGCTTCTTTGAGTGAGGCTAATCTTAGTCAAGCAGACTTAGTAGGTACTAATTTTAGAGAAGCCTCCTTGAGTAAAGCAAACTTGAACAAAGCAAACTTGAGTGGCGCTAACCTCAATGGGGCAAATTTATTTGCGGCAAATCTCCAAGGCGCTAACCTTAGTGGTGCAGAATTAAAAATGGCAGATCTCAGAATGGCAGACTTAAGTGGTGCAAACTTACAAGGCGCAAGTATCTGGGGTGCATTCTTAACTGGAGCAAAGTTGCAAAGGACAATTATGCCAGATGGTACAGTTCATGAATAG
- a CDS encoding VOC family protein → MQITQCLHAALLVTDLQRAEEFYSNVLGLSKSAARMLNFPGTWYQIGDFQLHLIVAPTVPPQIQNQEKWGRNPHISFAVDDLDTAKQRLITHNYPIQTSASGRSALFTTDPDNNIIELSQQSANS, encoded by the coding sequence ATGCAAATTACTCAATGTCTCCATGCAGCACTTCTTGTCACCGACTTGCAACGCGCCGAAGAGTTTTATAGCAATGTCTTAGGCTTATCTAAATCAGCAGCGCGAATGCTCAATTTTCCAGGCACATGGTATCAAATCGGCGACTTTCAACTCCACTTGATTGTTGCCCCAACAGTTCCCCCACAAATTCAAAATCAAGAGAAATGGGGACGTAACCCCCACATTTCCTTTGCTGTAGACGACTTAGACACTGCTAAACAACGCCTCATTACTCACAACTATCCCATCCAAACCAGCGCCTCCGGTAGGTCAGCACTCTTCACTACAGATCCTGACAACAACATCATTGAACTCTCCCAGCAATCCGCTAATAGCTAA
- a CDS encoding recombinase family protein, with product MKIIAYTYSDPLLESSPDPTIWGWEIDCIYQDLGKRTQLEQLIFDFQTEPAYLLIRRIEELGDSVQEVSDRITQLQALNIKIITTEQTNTTDIQTDLIQLLQAMQRGQRSRRIRQGHARNRISAQPPPGKAPYGYRRGKDKYALDRSASPVVKDFFEYFLLYGSLRGAVRYLAQKYNKKISVTTGRRWLTNPVYRGDTAYQNGDVVANTHVPIISREEAAQVDRLLRRNRRLPPRTASAPRSLAGLVVCQECQSPMTVVRVTTHQKKSEYLYLRPTLCPKRPKCRAIAYAQVLEQTIATVCQDLPRAVAGMNFPQLDAVKDSLSSAIASKQEILAQLPNLIATGILDPETAQIRTYKLRTEISELQAQLATLPPVNLRSVAQAVSIPQFWLDLSEAERRFYFREFIRQIQLIRQEGEWYLQVIFVF from the coding sequence ATGAAAATCATCGCCTACACCTATAGCGATCCTCTCCTCGAATCCTCACCCGATCCCACAATTTGGGGCTGGGAAATAGACTGCATCTATCAAGATCTCGGCAAACGCACGCAACTAGAGCAATTAATCTTTGATTTTCAAACCGAACCCGCATATCTCCTCATCCGCAGAATAGAGGAACTCGGCGATTCAGTACAAGAAGTCAGCGATCGCATAACTCAACTTCAAGCACTAAATATCAAAATCATCACCACCGAACAAACTAACACCACTGATATCCAAACCGACTTAATTCAACTTCTGCAAGCGATGCAACGCGGACAACGTAGTCGCCGCATTCGCCAAGGACACGCCCGCAATCGGATCAGTGCCCAACCTCCACCAGGAAAAGCCCCTTACGGTTATCGTCGTGGTAAAGATAAATATGCACTAGATCGCAGTGCTTCCCCCGTCGTTAAAGATTTTTTTGAATACTTCTTGCTATACGGTTCCTTACGCGGTGCAGTACGGTATTTAGCCCAAAAATACAATAAAAAAATTTCTGTTACTACTGGGCGACGCTGGTTAACGAATCCTGTCTATCGCGGTGATACTGCATATCAAAACGGTGATGTTGTTGCAAATACCCACGTGCCGATCATTTCTAGAGAAGAAGCTGCACAAGTTGATCGACTATTACGACGCAATCGACGTTTACCACCACGTACTGCGAGTGCCCCGCGAAGTCTTGCGGGTTTAGTTGTCTGTCAAGAGTGTCAGTCACCAATGACAGTAGTGCGCGTCACGACTCACCAAAAAAAGAGTGAATATCTTTACTTGCGTCCTACACTTTGCCCAAAACGTCCAAAATGTCGCGCGATCGCTTATGCTCAGGTTTTAGAGCAAACAATTGCTACCGTTTGTCAGGATTTACCACGTGCGGTTGCTGGAATGAATTTTCCCCAGTTAGATGCAGTGAAGGATTCTTTAAGTAGTGCGATCGCATCCAAACAAGAAATACTCGCTCAATTACCCAACTTGATCGCTACTGGAATTCTAGATCCTGAAACTGCACAAATTAGAACTTACAAACTCCGTACCGAAATATCCGAATTACAAGCACAATTAGCAACTCTACCACCAGTCAATTTACGTTCTGTTGCCCAAGCAGTTTCAATTCCGCAATTTT